TCTTTCATTCAGTTTCTTCTTCACGTCTGCAAAGAACAACTGACTCAATGTTTCAGAAACTCACTTTATATAGTCTAGGTGCTATCACTCTTTTCCGCTGTGCGTCCTCCTCTCTCACAACAAGTAGGCTATTTTACCCCACATCACATAAGTGGCTTGTTTTAATAAAGCAAATTTGCCTTTTTGTCACAAAATGACACATCTGATTTGATGAAAAGGGACCCCCCCTGACAGTCATTCAGCCCTAAGATAACAtttaaaatgtatgaaatgttGTTTAGGAACTAAACTCTTCAAATGTAATTTGGGATCCGGTCAGTATTTCACATATTTTCACAAAGATCCGAGGCCCGTGGCCACCGAGCGGGATCCGAGGGTTAACTACAAAATGTGACTGGGTCGGATCTCGGGTAATCCAGTTCAGGTAGATCTATGAAGACCTCAGGTTCAATGTCAAACTATGAGACTAGACTGCCTCCCTGTGGCATGTTCCTGGAAATGAACCTTAACTTTTGGAGAGAGGGTGCTGTTGGAATGGAACAGTCAGAATGAGCAGTCAAGAGGATACAAAGGACATAAGTtatatatagtacagtaccatAACAAAGACTAGAAAAACAGAATGAGCCTACTTTAATATCCTACGGGAAAAATCAAGTTGTTTTGATTATTCAAGGATGGGCGCGCTTGGCACAGCAGCACTTAGGCCATTAGTAAAAAAAGGAAGGGATGGTTATGTATGTGTATGATAATATCTTACCGAAGAGAGTGAGTTTGAGGATCCTACTGCACTGGATGGCGAAAGACAGGTCCGAGCTGTCGAAAATAGTAATGAGGTCATCGTctacaggaagagaagagagcaggGAACATCATTCAGAACCCAAATCAGAATGAGGCCACGTTCCAATACTTTCACAATGAATCCTTATTTCCTAAGATAATGACTATTCTGAAATGACTGAATTGGTGAAAGCTGTGAGGTAGAAACCCTCACATTAACATATTCTCTTACTTCCAATAATAACTCTAAAAAAGGGGAGGGAGGATATATTCTCAAGTGTATGGGAAGACAACATCCGTTTCCATTACCAGCAAGGAACAGCTAAATGTTGAGGGGTCAGATGGCATCCAGCAGGGAGCAGCTAAATGTTGAGGGGTCAGATGGCATCCAGCAGGGAGCAGCTAAATGTTGAGGGGTCAGATGGCATCTAGCTAGCACAACGGAGTTAAGAACGTAAACTTATTTCACAGCCATCTTAAAATGTTGCGGATGGAGCCATCCAAATTGGTACCTTTTGTATGGTTCTATCGGTTTACACGTTATCAAGGAGGGCTGTCATTTGTGTTGCTAAGCAGAGGATCACTGGTTTGAGCCCAGTATGGGGCAGTCGGACAGTGGAGGAAGCTAAGTAGTTAGCAGCACACGGACAACCAGTATTGTGATAATCCATCTTATTCCAGAACGGCCCAGTCCCCTTCCATGCTTACCCTCGTCCTTGTATTTGATGGTGACCTCGTCGTTGCTCTGCAGCTTGCCCCTGAAGACACGCTGCATCATCAGCACCAGCTCGTCATAGGTGATGTCCTCATTGTGGATGGGGATGCGTCTGATGTCATCGCCCAGCTGGGCCTTGATGATCAGCTTGCCGCTCAGGTCCAGTTGTCCGTTCATGGTACAGTCTACTGCTCCCACCTCTGGAGGGGACATCACAACAGGAAGGAGATGGAACATTACACAGGAATCATGTAGGTTTCTATAggaacaagcactgttcatgacaaactgttcacacccctcttgttggtgaaGAGAGTTGTGCAGgtttaaagctcatttcctgcaattctacatattttgtcaTGCATCCCCCCCaccccagtttgggaaccactgctataGATGATTAGTGAGCCACAAACAACCATTGAAAAACAGATCAGCACCATCAGTTAAAACATCCTTCAGATACAAAGTGTTTGGACCATGGAAAAATGGAAGAATCATTCATCTAGCAACCCAATTGGATTCACTCATCTTTACCTTTGCATGACATAGAATGCACTACAGCAGGCCAGTGGTCACTGCCCTCTAGGAACCACTTTACTATTTTGTACAGTTCTGCTTCaaacgtttaaaaaaataaatgccaGGCTGAGCTGGCAGGCCGGTTCTTATGCATCCCTACAAAGAGACTTGAGCCTATATAGGCCAAGTACTAACTTGAATTGAAAGAGTGAGTTTGTAGAATGTGTTGAGTGGATCATGGTTCATGACACACAACTGGATAATATCATCAGAATAATATAAGCACTAGCTGAACTGATTAGTTTATGATGAACAATCCCTTCCCTATCCAGTCCACACCCAGATAGGCCTTTTAtcaaaaaacaattacaatacatATATTCAATCACGTCAAATGCAACTACTTTAGTTGATCCTGATTTGAACTTGTTGGTCTGGCCTTTGGCTAGCAAacaagctagctaaattagctacCAACAAAAGGTGTATGTCTAGATAGTTCGCATAATATAGCAAGTTATGACACCCATCTCAATTTAACATAAGGCTTGTACAGAAGTAATTCCATTAACTTGCTGACTAATGAAAGGGCGAGGTTCGGGATTACAGCTTGTCATTTTATTTGCAGTGATTCATGACATGaaagctaacgttacctagcgtGGTAATTTGACAGCTCGTTAGTTTGCTGTTATGCCAATAACTAACTCTGGTTCATAATCTGTTGCACTGGTTATATTGTTAGCTAACATAACTAGATAATTGTATTGTTGTTAGAGGTGTCAAAACGAATGTAACTCGCTAACTAGCTAGTAAGAAAGCCAAGTTGGATCATTACATAGCCAATTTTCCTGTAACTGACAGGATGTAGAACCATGCCAAATACAGACCAACTCAAAACTCCCAtttatagttagaatgttgacttCCTGCAAAATAATTCACAGTTTAGCATCAGAGAATGAAACTTCGACTTAATTGAATACAAAAAACAATATCATTGCACCGATAACATTATGTATACAATTTAAGAGAGGTCTTtgagaaaataaaacaaatgtgacTTTAAAAACATAACAAACCCGATACTAGTATCATTCGTTAGGTTGAAATGCTAACTGTGATCCAGGTTGTCAATATTAGCCATATCGAAACAGACAGCTATATGTATCCCACCTGTAACTGGACGACTTAATCCCACTGTTGTGTCGGTATTTCTCTCAGGACCTTGTCAGCCAAAATATTTAACCAGGGCTGGCAAACACAGAATCCTAGCCTCACATGAGGAAGTCTGCCCGCTTGTCGACGTAAACCTGTACGTGGCATACAGCGGAGCGCGCAGTAGTGACTCATCTATTTGACGTATTTTTttctgcctaggaacagtggtggaaaaagtacccaaatttcatacttgagtaaaagtaatgataccttaatagaaaatgactcaagtgaaagtcatccagtaaaatactacttgaataaaagGCATTTGGCATTTGGTATTATTAATAAAAGGTATTTGGTTTGAATTACAcacaagtatcaaaagtaaatgtaattgctaaaatttacttaagtatcaaaagtaaaagtacaagtgtaaatcattttaaattccttatattaagcaatccAGACAGCATCATTGTCTTattttaatttacggatagccaggggcacgttccaccactcagacatcatttacaaacgaagcatgagtttagtgagtccgtcagatcagaggcagtagggatgaccagggatgttctcttaataagtgtgtgaatttgctCATTTTCCTGTCCAGCTAAGCATTaaaatgtaaagagtactttagggtgtcaaggaaaatgtatggtgtaaaaagtaaatacttttctttaggaatgtagtgaagtaaaactacttaagtagtactttcaagtattttttactaAAGTACTTTACAACACTGCATAGGAGCAGGTTGAGAAATTGAGTTTTATATGAAATATGTGACTCTGTGTGATGTGGTTTCCTCTATACTGACTTTTACTAGACATGTTTTGCTTAATTTCAAAGGTTACTGTGATTATATGGTGAAAGCAACTGTGATGAAACTACTCATCAAGCACATCACAAGGTTTGTAACAATCAAGACAACTAAAGACACAATCAAGACAACAAGGATTTAATTTCCCTTTTTATTGGTGGTAAAAACATAATCATAAAAAGTGAGGGAGCAAAGGGTCAAGCATACAGAACATTTAAGAGATATATGAATGATGagcaccagggttggggtcaattccatttcaaatccagtcaattcaggaagtacactgaaattccaattctcttcaatgcttaTCAATGATAATTTGGAAATTATATTTGGTTTACTATATGAATTGTCTGGTATTGACAAAAACCCTGATGAGCACTACAGTTTGGGCACATTACAGGGGCAAATCAAGACCCCTTGATAGCTGTCAAGACACAGACTAACCTGTCAGGCCAACTTTAGCGCAAtgatgcatacattttttttgcctTTGAAACACAACATCCCATGTCTCTCAGTCTCAAGCTTTACACAGTACTTGAGCGCATGCCTTACAGGGCTTTCAATATTGACAGACTAGTCGGCGGATGTCAATTTACTGAAACCGTGACAACAAACTTGTCCAGCCCTCATTCCTCCACTGTTAAGACAAAGAGTCAGTAGAGATCCTCCGTCATGCTGCAGTCTCACACAAGGGCTTGGTTCATACGTCTAAATGCTTCACAACAGCTGTAAATATTGTGGTCTCAGAAGGAGCTGCAGTCTCTATCGTTTATTCTCTGAGGCCAGATAAACAAAGTAGAGAATTgcttttattttcatttattttatttaactaggcaagtcggttaagaacaaattcttatttacaatgacggcctaccccagccaaaccctaacgatgctgggtctgtagtgacacctctagcactgaggtgcagtgccttagaccgctgcgccactaatTGTTTGTGTATGTGAGAGAAAATGTATACACCTGAGTGTCtttgaaatggagagagagagtatgcgtGTTTTGGCGAGAAAATGTGTGTTGGATAGACCATCTGGAAAGACATAATAGCCAGTGATTGCATGaggtaataaataaataacagaataTACTAATATATGCATcctaaagacagagagaaaaacacaaaCAGTTTTCCCCTAGCCTCAAAACCCACAAAACATCCTcatcacttcttcttcttctcctgtgTGGAGTCGAACCAGGCGTCCAGCAGCTTCTTGCTGTAGTAGATCTGCCAGGCGTGCACCTGCACCGCCACCACCATCACCAGGTACATGACGGTGACCGCCGCCCAGCCAAAGATGAAGCGGTAAGCCTTGCCGTGGCGGTACAGCTGCTGGGCCTCGCCGAGCATCTCCATGGAGCCGTAGAAGAGTGGAGCGATGGAGAACAGGCCTGAGCTGATCATGGAGATCACCAGGTAGCTGATGTTGTTCTTGGGCAGTGACAGGCTGCCGGTGACCAGTGGAAAGAGACTGATCAGGTAGGGGTACTCCCATCTGTAGGGCTCAGCCACTTTATCGCTTGGCACCAggtcaagtttgctgacgatcaCCTGGGCCGCCACCAGGAGCCAGAGCAGCAGGTGGACAAAGTTGAGTTTCCGGATCTCAGACTTTAGCGAGGCGCTGGAGACACagggaaaagggggagaggaTGTTGAGACAGTATGGTTAATGGATAACTATAAACAATATGGTAATAGACAGGCAGGCgcactcagacagacagaaaggcaagcgcagacagacaagacaggcagacaaacaagcgcagagacagacacagacacaggcataCAGCCAGCCAGCAGACAGACATGACAGATTACCTCATCTGGTAGTGTGAGGCCACCTTCTCTCTGTGTTTGAAGTCACTCCCATCAGTACCTGCAGCTCGAGGGCCCACACGAGACGTCATGGTAACAACCTGCTTACCCAAAAACCATACAACAATAATTTGTCTTATTTGACTTGGTGTACATTTTATAATTTATTTTGCCCACATCTGATTCATCAATAATGAGCATATGCGTTCTTTACATGCATTTAATCCATGACAATGACAAAGAGTTGatccatgcagacagacacactgagatGTGATGATCAGTCTTCTATCTCTACACTTAAACAATTGAATATTAGAAGATCGTCTATTATTTAAGTTGTTTTATCAACCGTAATATAACATCAATAGATATGAATAGTAGCTAGTTGCATATTTCTCTGGCAACTGGGAAAGCTTTGCTAACGTTCGCtatttaacgttagctagcataaCTTTCACAAGCAGTTGGTCGGTcaggttagctagctatgttaagCGGATTCATTCATTGTCCTCTTGGAAATGAGGTTACCGAGATCACACTCTCGCTGCATAAATGTCTTTGTATGCAAACGTTTCACCTATTTATCGGTTCATCCATGTGTCATCCATATTTCACCTGCTAATAAATTGTAATGCTAACGTACGTTAGCAATCGCTAACTGGCTAGCGTACTGAAAATTGCCTTGAATGCAGTAATTCACCGTACAGTAGTTTAAAAATAACAATTAATTGAGGATTCTTACCGTTTGTTACTGAGATGCTGAATGAACGTAGTTAGCGAGCTACTACAGTACCTACATATGCCTAAATGCCAAGATGAATAGAAGCTGGATGAATAGATAGAAGCCGGCTGAATAGAGGACAAGACACATGCGTTGTGCGCACTGCGCACGCGCATCACATCAGTCGCAGCATCCCATTTTCTCTCAACATCCTTCGTGAGCCTTTCGAGACTGGTCCATTGACTATTTTTTTGTCTGCTTCGTTTTCCATCACGGAAACATAATTGTTGGTAAGACACCAGACGCGTTTCCTTTTGTGTTTTGCGGAAAAAAGAAAGCACCTCTTAAAACGACGAAATACAATAACACATTTGATTAAAATTAACATTACGTTTTGCCACACCCTTAAGTGGTACTCAATAGATGTGCCAAAAAATGTGTGATAGAAGAAGCTATAGGATGAATCCTATTTACCTTTATTCATCTTTGTCTTGAGCATTTGATACCATTTAATAACCATGGGCGAGTCAACTTagagtatctgtctgtctctggcagCACAGAATGCTCATCTCTTCTCAATATGGCATATCAGTCAAGAGCAATATGATCAAGACAGAGCCAGAGGATATTTACTGGCCATCCGGGGCAAGTAAAATTACTTTATTGAATTTTGACTGGTGAACTGGACTAATCTGATATGCACTTATCAGTGTCACACAATAAAATTATACATGTTTTGATATATGTTAAAATAAGAATAACGCATGACCTTTTAGttaaatcatctttatttaaaaaacaacatctacagtataacagtaaaaACATAAAAACTCAAGGTTTTGTTTGGTTATACTGTGTTTagcttgaaaataaaagagagccgcacactctaggagctcagatgcaaaaatgtaattaccaacgtttcgacagccaagctgtcttcatcagggtataatcctTGGCTgttgaaacgttggtaattacatttttgcatctgagctcctagagtgtgcggctctcttttattttcaagttttctactccgctagccagcacctcgtcttaataggtgtgcgtttctttttcttctagattatACTGTGTTTAGCACCATTGAGTGAAATAAAGATAGAAAACAGAATTGATACCTGGAGTCAGGGGAGGGGTAGAAGAGTAGAGATGGGTAGAAAGGAAGGGTAGACTAGAGGGGTGAGGTATAGGGATATATAGGTgggtgagaggtgagggagggggcATGCAGGAAGGCATTTtcacccttccccctctctcttttgacATTCTATTCTTTGTCTATATTCGTTGTCTATAAGTCTCCTCACTAACTTGTAACCACAAACACCTCCTCCTGGTTTGTTTTGGGCATTATTCTCGCTAATTGACATCAAAGTATTTATTAACCTTCAATCTTAACCTCCACATACAGTACCTTTAACCCAATGACTTAAATTCTGTACTGCTGAACCCAGAGGGAATAGGCCTACACACCATTTTCCCCAGAGTAATTAATTAATTCAATTCTCTTTTTCAAAAGTTATTCACAATTGATTATCAATTCCTATCCTACTTACATAACCGTATAGGCCATCAAAATGAGTGTCTATCTGTTGGTCAAACTTGTTTCATACCTCTGTCAGTATAGTGCTCCTGCTTCATTCAGCTGACaacagagacatacagcaagaAGGGGCTTTGTAATGAGAGCAGTGGTTTTCATTTTTGTGGGCTAGTCAGTGTCTGTTGGAGCATTACTCTGTACGTGCCACAAGAGGCATCGCTTTGAACCAATACACCCATAATGCATTACATTCCCATCCATTTCATGCAACAAAATCACCCCTATAAACATCATAGATGATGCTTGTCTGCAAAagtaacaacaaaaaataatcacacaaataaaacaaaaacaaaacaacaaagttaTGTAACAAACTAAAATGTCACATAAATGATAGCACCACTTTATGTGAATCTTGAACTGTCTCTATTGGTTTTCAATTGCCATTTTATAAGTACCGTAATACAAAAGTTCAGGTGCCAATATAGCTATTCAATTTATTTTCTTTAGTTTTCTTTTTAAAGTTATCCAATTTACATTCTTTGCCACAGTTTTGTTTATGGCAGCTGCCAGTTTAAATAGGAACATGTAGGGGCTGGGGAaaacacaatactaaatataTACCTCAGATATCCCATTCTTTCTTCTACAGTCTCCACATCAGTCTGTGCTGTACTATAAATCAAACCAATATATATCACCACATTTTACAATAAATGAACCCAGTTGCTGTAATGGAATATTTTAATGCAGTGTTGTTGTGACAACTTCTCAGACCAGTAGATAGATGCAGCAATCTTTGTACCCCAACATAAATTGTTATTAAAAACTGCATATATGTACCCTCACACAAGCACACTCCTCTCTCAGAATTTCCCTGGGATGGTCCGACATGTCCTCCCGTCACTGTCGATCTCAACAGCGTCAATCTCAGCAGATAATTGATGTTTTTAAAACAACATATCAATTTAAAGAATTCTATAATCAATGTTTACATTTCTCCAACATTCTCTCTCTTTGTgaccatctcttcctctctgaaGGTTGGTGTTCTTACATGGGGTACAACAAGTACCCAGAGAAGGAGGAGTGGACGTATTGGCCAGCGTATAGTCCTGCGGCCTGGTCCGAGGGTAGCTGGAGGTACACAGTGTCCCCGGGCTGTAGAGGTAACACTGCGCTCCCCGATGCCTGATCCAGGAAGCCCTTTTTATACTCATCATATGTGTACATCACAGGCTCATCGTTCCTCATCAGCGCCACCCACACGTTGGCACCTTTGCAGCTGATGTGGTAGGCAAAGTAGTAGATCCCGGGCATGTCGCAGGTGAACACGCCTGTCTGGGGGTTGTAGTTCTGACGGCCGTTGTACAGGATTTTGTCAAACACCACAGCCGTGCCCACAGGTGGGAAGGGCGTGGTCACCAGAGCCGTGAACGCGGGCATCTCCAGGCCGTTGGGGCCCATCACTTCTCCTCCGTTTCCTCCATATTTTCCCTTCTTGCCATAACCGGCAGTCTTGACTCCGTCCAGCCCAGGAGGAAAACCCATCTCAGGGAGGACTGCTCCCATGTCAGTGGGTCCGGGAGGCCCTGGGGGACCAGGTGGACCTGGCTGGCCTGGGCTTCCCGGTGGTCCTCCAGGACCTTCTTTACCTGGAGGTCCAAGAGGACCAGGGACACCTGGGTTTCCCTTACCATCAACGCCGGGAAGACCAGGAGTTCCGCTGTCACCTTTAGACCCAGGAGCACCAGGAGGTCCGATCGGCCCACCTGCACCTCCCAGACCTGGAATGCCCTTAGGACCTTGGGGACCCTTCTCGCCTGGaagtcctccctctccctttggcCCAGGTAGGCCTGGAATGCCAGGGGCGCCTGGTAACCCTTTGTGTCCGCCTTCCCCTTGGGGTCCTACAGGCCCAGTGGGACCCCTTGGCCCaggctctcctccctctccagggAAGCCATTCTGACCAGTCAGTCCAGTAGGACCAGGCTCCCCTTGCCCACCAGGCAACCCCTTATGACCTCCTTCTCCAGCCTCGCCTTTTGGCCCTGGTTGACCCAGACCTCCAGGGGGTCCCATAGGGCCAAGGGGACCAGCTGGTCCAATTGATCCAGGCTGTCCTAGCATACCAGGCAGTCCTCCATGGCCCTTGTCTCCCTTTGGTCCTGGGCCTCCAGGCATCCCAGCCATCCCCTTATCTCCTTTGGGTCCTGGGAATCCTGGTTTTCCGAATCCAGGCAATCCAGGCTTCCCTGGAAAACCTGGAGGGCCTGGGTGCCCTTTCCCACCGGGCATTCCTGGTTGTCCCGGCAGACCATTCTGGCCAGGTTTTCCCTGACCTGGCAGCCCTGGTGGACCGGGCTCTCCGCCCTCTCCTGCTGGTCCAGCCAGCCCCTGCTCTCCAGGGAGGCCTGGTTTCCCTGGTCCTCCTGGTGGCCCTGACATGCCATTCATTCCAGGCTTGCCCACACCAGGCATCCCTCCCTGTCCTGGAGGTCCAGGAGGTCCTGCTAGTCCTTTGTGGCCTGGCTGTCCTGGCTGTCCAATCCCCTTGTCACCCTTGGGTCCTGGTAATCCTGGTAGTCCCGGCAGGCCTTTGTGTCCTGGCTCTCCTCTGGATCCTGGTTGTCCTGGCAACCCCCCAGCCCCTAGTTTTCCTATCCCTGGAAGACCTGAAGGACCAGGGGACCCCTGAGGCCCTGGCTGCCCCATCGGACCCTCTCTGCCGCTGGGGCCCAATTCTCCAGGTACTCCTGGCTCTCCCATGCTGCCTGGCTTGCCTGGAATTCCTGGGAGTCCTGGTTTTCCTATTCCAGGGAATCCTGGGGGACCAGCGTGGCCTGGTTTTCCTTCCCCTCCTGGCTGTCCTTCCCCGGGAGGTCCTGGAGGCCCAGAGGGACCCTCAGGTCCGGGAGGCCCAGCTGGGCCCTGCTCTC
The genomic region above belongs to Oncorhynchus mykiss isolate Arlee chromosome 3, USDA_OmykA_1.1, whole genome shotgun sequence and contains:
- the jagn1a gene encoding protein jagunal homolog 1-A, which encodes MTSRVGPRAAGTDGSDFKHREKVASHYQMSASLKSEIRKLNFVHLLLWLLVAAQVIVSKLDLVPSDKVAEPYRWEYPYLISLFPLVTGSLSLPKNNISYLVISMISSGLFSIAPLFYGSMEMLGEAQQLYRHGKAYRFIFGWAAVTVMYLVMVVAVQVHAWQIYYSKKLLDAWFDSTQEKKKK
- the LOC110520512 gene encoding collagen alpha-1(VIII) chain, giving the protein MVVPPFSAPLPLLVALLQLAVLPLVHAGAYYRHKQHPQQHQPTPHLSHMGIGGKEQHPQQHWPGKEMPHMQYPQYRKEIPQMSMHMGKTNPHKGGVVNSGQDKGKTIPSGAVGGLPGGLPGEQGPAGPPGPEGPSGPPGPPGEGQPGGEGKPGHAGPPGFPGIGKPGLPGIPGKPGSMGEPGVPGELGPSGREGPMGQPGPQGSPGPSGLPGIGKLGAGGLPGQPGSRGEPGHKGLPGLPGLPGPKGDKGIGQPGQPGHKGLAGPPGPPGQGGMPGVGKPGMNGMSGPPGGPGKPGLPGEQGLAGPAGEGGEPGPPGLPGQGKPGQNGLPGQPGMPGGKGHPGPPGFPGKPGLPGFGKPGFPGPKGDKGMAGMPGGPGPKGDKGHGGLPGMLGQPGSIGPAGPLGPMGPPGGLGQPGPKGEAGEGGHKGLPGGQGEPGPTGLTGQNGFPGEGGEPGPRGPTGPVGPQGEGGHKGLPGAPGIPGLPGPKGEGGLPGEKGPQGPKGIPGLGGAGGPIGPPGAPGSKGDSGTPGLPGVDGKGNPGVPGPLGPPGKEGPGGPPGSPGQPGPPGPPGPPGPTDMGAVLPEMGFPPGLDGVKTAGYGKKGKYGGNGGEVMGPNGLEMPAFTALVTTPFPPVGTAVVFDKILYNGRQNYNPQTGVFTCDMPGIYYFAYHISCKGANVWVALMRNDEPVMYTYDEYKKGFLDQASGSAVLPLQPGDTVYLQLPSDQAAGLYAGQYVHSSFSGYLLYPM